ctgtctctgacctgtctgtctgtctgtctcaggatgcctcagcagcagaaataaagaaggCATATCGTcggctgtctctctctctgcatcctgacaagaacaaagatgaaaatgctGAAACTCAGTTCAGACaagtaagacacacacacacacacacacacacacacacacacacacacacacacacacacagtagtgtACCAGTGATAAACCTGCAGTGTCTCCCTCTTGTGGTAGGGAGAGTAATAGACTGAATCCAACAAGGACAGTCACGTCCTGGTTGACAGCTGGCTGGTTAATTTGTATAGTGGAgataaatgacatcatcatcatgtataGGTTTATTTGGCAGTGATAAGTTAATTAGCACTAAGTTAAACTTGCACTATTGTCAATAAACTCCATACACCATCTAAATAGTTAGAGTAATGGAGAGCATCATCAGTAGCTGTGGCTGCATGGACAACATTTCTTCAGGCCACCTAAAGTCATTGTACTGTTTACGTGGACGCTGAATCAAGTGAGTCCTTAAGTCATGATTACATTTCTCATAGTGTGTAATCCCAATTAAACTTTTTGAACATGTGCAAAGACGCTCTGCCTACTGCGGAGTATCTACTCTCCTGGAAATATAACAGAAGAAGGAAAGCTTTTAACCAAAGCCAACCAAAAGGTTCTTTGAAGAATCAATTAGTGTCTTACTGGAagtgtttcttctgttgttcAGGTCATCAAAGGTTGACATCACCCATCTGTAGCCCTGCTCAAACTGTTACTGTATGGAAGATACAGAGCAACTGATGTTTGCTCTTAATAACCATAAAATCCAtcaaatttaatgtttaattctcTCAAAGAgtattgttttttcattttcagctggtTGCCATTTATGAAGTCCTGAAGGATGAAGAGAGACGACGCACGTGAGTTCACATACAGCAACtctcaaccaatcagaggactGCTAGTCCCTACATCTCTGCGTCTAGTTTAAACACCTCTTCATTTAGTCTTCACACCTCTACAACTAGACAACAGCTCTGTGGCCCCTGTCAACCCTAAGAGATCTGTAACTAGACATTAGACCTCTAACTAGTCCTCAGACACCTGTAACTAGTCCACACTTGTAGTTCCTCTGAGCACTCTATAGATGGAATGCTATATGACTAACACATTCCTGTTGTCCTGCAGGTACGATGACATCCTGGTGAATGGGCTTCCTGATTGGCGGCAGCCGGTCTTCTACTACAGACGAGTGAGGAAGCTGAGTAATGCAGAGCTggctttcctcctcttctttattCTCACTGTGGGACACTATGCAGTCATCTGGTCCATATACCTAGAGAAACAATTGGTgagacagccaatcacatcacagcagatACGTAGACAGCCAACCACAACTCAGCAAATACTCAGCCAGTCAGTGAGATCTGATCATCAATCCTTTATGCTTCCAGGATGAGCTGCtgagtaagaaaaagaaagagaagaaaaaaaagctgatctCGAGACCTCCAGAGGATCTCAGGTGTATCAGCCAGGACCGGACTGACAGGTACCACTATGACATCACCTCTGTACTTCTGGTTCCCttggtttgtttgcatttgtcactggttgtttgttgtttcagagTTCAGGACCGACCTCACTGGCAGGACATCCTCCCTCTGAAGCTGAGCATCTGGCTTTACCTGTCCATCAAAAACCTGCCACAGACTGTCCAGGTAGAATATGAAGCAGTGCAGACATGGTTTCTGGTCTGGGTCCTGGTCTGGGTCCTGTTCTCAGTCctggtctctgtgtgtttcaggaggtGAAGCAGTACTATGAGGACTACcagcagatgaagcagcagcagagagaagaagctgaGGCTGAACAGGAATTTACCCCAAGTAAGGACTGTTAATCTACAGCTGGTTATTATTTGtatgaattaataattcattaaatgACTGTAAACGTACTGTTCACTTCCTCAACTTCCTGTCAAAGTTCTGTCACCCGTTCTCGCCCTCACCCAAACCCTCCGGTGAGGTTAACTTCCTGTCCACTATCTGTTCAGGGGAGAAGAAGCCAAAGGTCAAAAAGCCGAAGATGGAGTTTCCTGTTTATGAACCATCATCAGAGAATTTGACCTGCCAGAGTTACGACCAGACAACATCCATCGAGGAGATTGAGGACCAGATGGATGACTGGCTGCAGGACTCCAGAGCTCCAAAGAAGAAGGTGTTATTTGATCAGTTACATTTCGTGATTAGTTCATACTACTGTAGACACAACATCTGGTCCTAAATATCCTCTGGCTGCAGACCAGACTGAAGTGAACCACAGATGTGACAGACTCCTGGAtgatgtgtctctctgtgtttatgtctcaGCCTACAGtatggatggaggatgagctCAGCCTCCTCAGCAGGTTAATGGTTAAATTCCCTGGAGGGTCTCCTGGTCGCTGGGAGAAGATTGCTCATGAACTGGGACGATCGGTGACTGATGTAAGCCTGTTTCAACTGGTTGGATCATACTGGGGATAAGTTCACTATACAGACTGGCAGAACCAGTGTTCCACTCTGGTCACTGACTTTGAACTGCTTATGTGTCTAATATCAGAGTAATTGCAGGTGATGGAACCATCATCTGATTCCTTCAGCGATCAAAAACTGAATCTGTTCTCGTCTACAGGTGACGACTAAAGTCAAACAGATGAAAGACAATGTGATCCACACACCAGGTAAATTCTAATCATGTGCTGTCAGGTTCTATGGTCACTGTCAGGTTCTGCTGTCAGGTTCTGCTGTCTCCATCAGGTCATGCTGaccatgttgtctgtgtttcaggtctGGTGAAGCTGTCAGAGCTTAAGgcacctcttcctcctgtgaggtcacttcctgttgctGACAGTGTGGTGACTCAGAGGGGGGGAGGAGCAtgt
Above is a window of Acanthopagrus latus isolate v.2019 chromosome 21, fAcaLat1.1, whole genome shotgun sequence DNA encoding:
- the dnajc1 gene encoding dnaJ homolog subfamily C member 1, which produces MGVCAGPCGSLLVCLSLLVYLPPLTAWDADLELLDLVEEIPQTFYQFLSLDQDASAAEIKKAYRRLSLSLHPDKNKDENAETQFRQLVAIYEVLKDEERRRTYDDILVNGLPDWRQPVFYYRRVRKLSNAELAFLLFFILTVGHYAVIWSIYLEKQLDELLSKKKKEKKKKLISRPPEDLRCISQDRTDRVQDRPHWQDILPLKLSIWLYLSIKNLPQTVQEVKQYYEDYQQMKQQQREEAEAEQEFTPREKKPKVKKPKMEFPVYEPSSENLTCQSYDQTTSIEEIEDQMDDWLQDSRAPKKKPTVWMEDELSLLSRLMVKFPGGSPGRWEKIAHELGRSVTDVTTKVKQMKDNVIHTPGLVKLSELKAPLPPVRSLPVADSVVTQRGGGACEEEQEEEEEAAVAVRRRSRKSAAEVGELKVRGRRQKDFDPMAVGEDEVDPQDNREKTDPVIWTQNQQKLLELALQQFPRGTTERWDRIAKVVPGKNKEECMIRYKMLAELVQKKKQAKS